The following coding sequences lie in one Heyndrickxia oleronia genomic window:
- a CDS encoding DMT family transporter, producing the protein MYVYILLLIAIVSEVFASSMLKLSNGFKNVWASLGVVIGYALAFYTLSLTLKHLQLGTAYAVWAGLGTALTAIAGAAIFGERFNFKKLSGIAMIIVGVVVLNLFGGGH; encoded by the coding sequence ATGTATGTATATATTCTTTTGCTAATTGCTATCGTGTCAGAGGTTTTTGCTAGTTCCATGTTGAAACTCTCAAATGGCTTTAAGAATGTATGGGCGAGTTTGGGCGTTGTGATTGGATATGCCTTAGCTTTTTATACTCTATCCTTAACATTAAAGCATCTCCAACTTGGTACAGCATATGCTGTATGGGCTGGCTTAGGTACAGCTTTAACGGCTATAGCAGGAGCAGCCATTTTTGGTGAACGTTTTAATTTCAAAAAGCTTTCAGGTATAGCCATGATTATTGTAGGGGTTGTTGTGTTAAATCTTTTCGGCGGCGGACATTAG
- a CDS encoding DMT family transporter produces MKGYLFLSISIISEVFATMMLKISDGFTVIFPSIGVALGYGIAFYCLSLCLKMIPLSLAYAIWSGVGTALTVIVGIVAWGESFNLYSGIGIILIIGGVVMLNQKDRSEKLVQSK; encoded by the coding sequence ATGAAAGGTTATCTATTTTTATCGATTTCTATTATTTCGGAAGTTTTTGCAACAATGATGCTAAAAATATCAGATGGGTTTACTGTTATCTTCCCTAGTATAGGGGTTGCTCTAGGCTATGGTATTGCATTTTACTGTTTGTCTTTATGTTTAAAGATGATACCGCTAAGTTTAGCTTATGCCATTTGGTCAGGTGTAGGTACAGCCTTAACCGTCATTGTCGGTATAGTTGCTTGGGGTGAATCTTTTAATCTTTATTCTGGAATTGGTATTATACTAATAATCGGTGGCGTCGTCATGTTAAATCAAAAAGATCGTTCTGAAAAACTAGTACAATCAAAATAA
- a CDS encoding DNA-3-methyladenine glycosylase I: MNRCGWVNDDPLYIHYHDHEWGVPVYDDQLLFEYLNLEGAQAGLSWYTILKKRENYRKAFDQFDPAKIIQYDDKKIQELLNNEGIVRNKLKINAVITNAKAYYNIVEEFGSFHTYLWSFVGGKPIQNHFHSLSDVPATTEISDKLSKDLKKRGFKFVGSTICYAFMQATGMVNDHIVSCHCYPG, from the coding sequence ATGAACAGATGCGGTTGGGTCAATGATGATCCACTATACATTCATTATCATGATCACGAATGGGGTGTACCTGTTTATGATGATCAATTATTATTTGAGTATTTAAATTTAGAGGGAGCACAAGCAGGCTTAAGCTGGTACACTATTCTCAAAAAAAGGGAGAATTACAGAAAAGCATTTGATCAATTTGATCCTGCAAAGATTATTCAATATGACGATAAAAAAATACAGGAGCTATTAAACAATGAGGGCATAGTCCGTAACAAACTAAAGATCAACGCAGTAATAACGAATGCAAAAGCCTATTATAACATTGTTGAAGAATTCGGTTCCTTTCATACTTATTTATGGTCATTTGTCGGAGGAAAACCGATACAGAATCATTTTCACTCATTAAGTGACGTCCCTGCCACTACAGAGATTAGTGACAAACTAAGTAAGGATTTAAAAAAACGCGGATTCAAATTTGTCGGCTCTACAATTTGCTATGCTTTTATGCAAGCTACAGGAATGGTTAACGATCATATAGTCAGCTGTCATTGTTATCCGGGATAA
- a CDS encoding GNAT family N-acetyltransferase: protein MEIREYHSNDEVGWLRCRALSFLHTAYYDNVLREKEHYKNPSIELIAIEDGIVVGLLDIEYEKEELTVCSRGSGLGGMIWHVAVHPDYQRMGIGNKLLYEAEKIAKQKGLNRLEAWTRDDQWVQNWYEKNGFNKVDSYLHVFMDGEQELKGYVQSSFPKLYPVQAFAHYVGEEKEALKKQFKRVHECVCYEKMLK from the coding sequence ATGGAAATAAGAGAATATCATTCAAATGATGAGGTCGGATGGCTCCGTTGTAGAGCTCTATCATTTCTTCATACAGCATACTATGACAATGTCTTAAGGGAAAAGGAGCACTATAAAAATCCATCTATTGAATTAATTGCTATTGAAGATGGGATAGTTGTTGGTTTACTAGATATTGAGTATGAAAAAGAAGAACTCACAGTCTGTTCTAGAGGATCTGGTCTTGGCGGGATGATATGGCATGTTGCTGTTCATCCTGATTACCAAAGAATGGGGATTGGTAATAAATTATTATATGAAGCTGAAAAAATAGCCAAGCAAAAAGGGCTAAATCGTTTAGAAGCTTGGACAAGAGACGATCAGTGGGTGCAAAATTGGTACGAAAAAAATGGCTTTAACAAGGTGGATTCTTATTTGCATGTATTTATGGATGGAGAACAAGAACTAAAGGGATATGTCCAATCTTCATTCCCCAAATTATACCCAGTTCAGGCTTTTGCCCACTACGTTGGCGAGGAAAAGGAAGCATTAAAGAAACAATTTAAACGTGTCCATGAATGTGTATGCTATGAAAAAATGTTAAAATAA
- a CDS encoding histidine phosphatase family protein translates to MEILVIRHGQSEADLLDVHEGRADFPLTPFGELQAKKMAQYVGTHFPPDIILTSPLKRAKRTAELLNERIDCSLIEDKDLMEFNNGVLAGVPKKVAAKKYPLPVNGRPAHIPIQNGESELEFRYRAERVYSRVTTDYYQYRRIAIVSHGGFISNFLKACLSLPYNSDTVFSTGDTGMHLFEVKAGSKVMRFLNRQEHLLLL, encoded by the coding sequence ATGGAAATATTAGTCATAAGACACGGGCAATCAGAAGCAGATTTATTAGATGTACATGAAGGGAGAGCTGATTTTCCGTTAACACCATTTGGGGAACTTCAGGCAAAGAAAATGGCTCAATATGTAGGTACCCATTTCCCACCGGATATCATATTAACAAGTCCACTAAAAAGGGCAAAAAGAACGGCTGAATTATTAAATGAACGAATAGATTGTTCCTTAATTGAGGATAAGGACTTAATGGAGTTTAATAATGGTGTCTTAGCTGGAGTCCCTAAAAAAGTGGCAGCAAAGAAATATCCTTTACCTGTGAATGGGAGACCTGCACATATTCCGATTCAAAATGGAGAATCTGAACTCGAGTTTCGCTATCGAGCGGAACGAGTGTACTCCAGAGTGACTACAGATTATTATCAGTATCGGCGCATCGCTATTGTGTCACATGGTGGATTTATCTCAAATTTTTTAAAAGCATGCCTTTCACTTCCATACAATAGTGATACTGTTTTTTCAACTGGTGACACAGGGATGCATTTGTTCGAGGTAAAAGCAGGTTCGAAAGTGATGAGATTTCTTAATAGACAAGAGCATTTATTATTGCTTTAA
- a CDS encoding NERD domain-containing protein, producing MIKKECKKSFRLLGLETIHRRISPSHQRRSVIEENLRREKAGYQGEKSLDYYLSFLSDRKYLIFHGIRLHNTNQYYFQMDILILSQSFFVILEVKNFGGAITFDEELKQLIQEKDGEIKVYQDPLSQVLLQKRQFAKWLQIHKISSLPIFTFVVISNPYTLIHFKNSSNRLHMVSNSMHLISKIEDIERINHRDVLTKKEIQKLTKLLLRENESKKEDLLKQFQIHKDEIIKGVYCPNCFQLPMKRGHGKWYCNQCLQSSKHAHLFSLQDYILLFGTSITHKQLSDFLQISSRTITTNIIKSLKLPFEGKGKGRVYELSILERNMF from the coding sequence ATGATTAAGAAGGAGTGCAAAAAATCATTTCGATTATTAGGATTGGAAACCATTCACCGGAGAATATCCCCTTCACATCAGAGAAGATCAGTGATTGAAGAGAACTTAAGAAGAGAAAAAGCTGGATACCAAGGTGAAAAATCACTAGATTATTATTTAAGCTTTTTATCAGATCGAAAATACCTCATTTTCCACGGAATTAGGCTTCATAATACTAATCAATATTATTTTCAAATGGATATTCTTATACTATCTCAAAGTTTTTTTGTCATTTTAGAGGTAAAGAACTTTGGAGGCGCGATTACATTTGACGAAGAATTAAAACAATTAATCCAGGAAAAGGACGGGGAAATTAAAGTTTATCAAGACCCACTCTCTCAAGTTCTACTTCAAAAGCGTCAATTTGCGAAATGGTTGCAGATACATAAGATTTCTTCCCTCCCCATCTTCACATTTGTTGTCATCAGTAACCCCTATACACTTATTCATTTTAAAAACTCATCTAATCGTCTACATATGGTAAGTAACTCTATGCATCTAATCTCAAAAATCGAAGACATTGAAAGAATAAATCATAGGGATGTTTTAACAAAAAAAGAAATCCAAAAACTAACAAAATTATTATTAAGGGAAAACGAATCAAAAAAGGAGGATTTATTAAAGCAATTCCAGATTCACAAAGATGAGATTATCAAAGGTGTTTATTGCCCCAATTGTTTTCAACTCCCAATGAAAAGAGGACACGGAAAGTGGTATTGTAATCAATGTCTGCAGTCCTCAAAACATGCACATTTATTTTCATTGCAAGATTATATTTTGCTATTTGGAACCTCCATTACCCATAAGCAATTAAGTGATTTCCTTCAGATTTCCTCACGAACAATTACTACAAATATTATCAAATCATTGAAATTACCATTCGAAGGAAAAGGGAAAGGAAGAGTATATGAACTATCAATTTTGGAAAGGAACATGTTTTAA
- a CDS encoding copper amine oxidase N-terminal domain-containing protein encodes MKKVSIITASVIAAGIALNSSPVMAAKSETADESTQQIDASDYIRGTGVITEINQDGNSLSIVVENPENSLITIFPITKDVLLVDSGTTNEINKNQLKKGTKVTAYYDKHKPMLMIYPPTITPELLVVHSDKDMGMVKVAKFNQQLVSLDGQLKLNLSNDTILLNKTGEKINKKDLYGKDLVVFYSIATKSIPAQTTPKKIIALDNLDQKKREIQQIIGKDYYMKKEVKMIPLRKVADHLGYHVKWDAKTSNTIITISKQNRSYQISIGQKEYGYNRSIKFFEVAPEIKNGKTYVSEDFLEELFKD; translated from the coding sequence ATGAAAAAAGTGAGTATCATTACTGCAAGTGTAATAGCAGCTGGAATCGCATTAAATAGCTCTCCTGTCATGGCCGCCAAATCTGAAACAGCAGATGAGAGTACCCAACAAATAGATGCATCGGACTATATCAGAGGAACTGGGGTGATAACGGAAATAAACCAAGATGGAAACTCCCTATCAATAGTTGTTGAAAATCCCGAAAATTCATTAATTACAATTTTCCCGATCACTAAAGATGTGCTGTTAGTTGATAGCGGGACCACTAACGAGATCAATAAGAATCAGCTAAAAAAAGGGACGAAAGTAACAGCATATTATGATAAACATAAACCAATGCTGATGATTTATCCCCCAACGATTACCCCAGAGCTATTGGTCGTTCACAGCGACAAGGACATGGGGATGGTCAAGGTAGCTAAGTTTAATCAACAACTGGTTAGCTTAGATGGTCAGCTAAAATTAAATCTTAGCAATGACACCATTCTCTTAAATAAAACAGGAGAAAAAATTAATAAAAAGGACCTTTATGGCAAGGATCTTGTTGTCTTTTATTCAATAGCAACAAAAAGTATCCCAGCACAAACGACACCCAAAAAGATTATTGCTTTAGACAACCTTGATCAGAAAAAAAGGGAGATACAGCAAATAATCGGTAAAGATTACTATATGAAAAAAGAAGTGAAGATGATTCCCCTACGCAAAGTGGCAGACCATTTAGGCTATCATGTGAAATGGGATGCTAAAACTTCTAACACCATCATCACCATTAGTAAGCAAAATCGATCCTATCAAATTTCGATTGGACAAAAAGAATACGGATACAATCGCAGTATTAAATTTTTTGAGGTGGCTCCTGAAATAAAAAATGGAAAAACCTATGTTTCTGAAGATTTCCTCGAGGAGTTATTTAAGGATTAA